A region from the Ichthyobacterium seriolicida genome encodes:
- a CDS encoding LPP20 family lipoprotein, with translation MKIKIIKSLGVVVFVSLFICCGGSKPVIIPNDEIDVVIPCSGKEFFTDGNHFRSNSVGESLDQMVAKKKALANARQQLASDISTVIKSVTDNYVKSSEFNNKEEALERFEQNGRSVVSQQLRGVRQICEKPTRVKSTGKYKYYVAIELSASDLVSAYNEVLSNDENLKVDYNYEKFKETFEEEMKKIGQ, from the coding sequence ATGAAAATAAAAATAATTAAATCATTAGGTGTTGTAGTGTTTGTATCTCTATTTATATGTTGTGGTGGCTCTAAACCAGTTATCATACCTAATGACGAAATAGATGTAGTCATCCCTTGTTCTGGAAAGGAATTTTTCACCGATGGGAATCATTTTAGATCAAATTCTGTGGGTGAGAGTTTAGATCAGATGGTAGCTAAAAAGAAAGCATTGGCTAATGCCAGACAGCAATTAGCTTCAGATATTAGTACTGTGATTAAGTCTGTCACTGATAACTATGTAAAATCTTCGGAATTTAATAATAAAGAAGAGGCATTAGAGAGATTTGAACAAAATGGAAGAAGCGTGGTTTCTCAGCAGTTGAGAGGGGTTAGACAGATATGTGAAAAGCCTACTAGGGTTAAATCTACAGGAAAATACAAATATTATGTCGCTATAGAATTATCAGCTAGTGATTTGGTTAGCGCTTATAATGAAGTCCTCTCTAATGATGAGAATTTGAAAGTTGATTACAATTACGAAAAGTTCAAAGAAACTTTCGAAGAGGAAATGAAAAAGATAGGTCAGTAA
- a CDS encoding pyruvate dehydrogenase complex E1 component subunit beta, translating to MRTVQFREAIVEAMSEEMRRDKSIYLMGEEVAQYNGAYKASKGMLDEFGPERVIDTPISEAGFSGIGVGSSMNGNRPIIEFMTFNFSLVAIDQIINNAAKMKHMSGGQFNIPIVFRGPTASAGQLAATHSQAFESWYANCPGLKVVVPSNPYDAKGLLKSAIRDDDPVIFMESEQMYGDKGEIPDGEYIIPIGSAEVKKVGKDVTVVSFGKIIKEAYIAAEELSKEGIDIEIIDLRTVRPLDYQCIINSIKKTNRLVVLEEAWPLACLASEITYKIQDEAFDYLDSPVKRVTTADTPAPYSSALFKAWIPNASDLIRAVKEVLYVRGS from the coding sequence ATGAGAACAGTTCAATTTAGAGAGGCAATCGTTGAAGCCATGAGCGAAGAGATGCGAAGAGATAAGAGCATCTATTTGATGGGAGAGGAGGTTGCACAATACAATGGAGCTTATAAAGCTTCTAAGGGAATGTTAGATGAATTTGGTCCAGAGAGGGTTATAGACACTCCTATTTCTGAGGCAGGGTTTTCTGGTATAGGTGTTGGTTCTTCAATGAATGGCAACAGGCCTATTATAGAGTTTATGACTTTTAATTTTTCTCTAGTAGCTATAGATCAAATTATTAATAATGCTGCCAAGATGAAACACATGAGTGGAGGGCAGTTTAATATACCTATAGTTTTTAGAGGTCCTACAGCATCAGCTGGTCAGTTAGCAGCTACTCATTCTCAGGCTTTTGAAAGTTGGTATGCTAATTGTCCTGGGTTAAAGGTTGTTGTTCCTTCTAATCCTTATGATGCTAAGGGATTATTAAAATCAGCGATAAGAGATGACGATCCTGTCATTTTCATGGAATCCGAGCAGATGTATGGAGATAAGGGAGAAATACCCGATGGAGAGTATATCATCCCAATAGGATCTGCCGAAGTAAAAAAGGTTGGTAAAGATGTCACAGTAGTTTCTTTTGGAAAAATAATAAAGGAAGCTTATATAGCGGCAGAAGAGCTGAGTAAAGAGGGCATAGATATAGAGATTATAGATTTAAGGACTGTAAGGCCTTTGGATTATCAGTGTATAATAAATTCTATAAAAAAGACTAATCGTTTGGTAGTTCTAGAGGAAGCGTGGCCATTGGCTTGTTTAGCATCTGAAATAACTTATAAAATTCAAGATGAGGCCTTTGACTATTTGGATTCACCTGTAAAAAGAGTGACTACAGCCGATACTCCAGCTCCCTATTCTAGTGCTTTATTTAAAGCTTGGATTCCAAATGCAAGCGATCTTATAAGAGCTGTTAAAGAAGTCTTATACGTAAGGGGTTCTTAG
- a CDS encoding tetratricopeptide repeat protein, which yields MKSLKTLSIILFLIGCGSQVSLQGVIDSEKDLKSPSGKDSAELKLSKAKEKIDAYLVKLRSPEGVKESEKIEDESMQRYYYNRAKLESLNKNWREALNNYKSLLEYEKGNNYSAKKSISGEMFFFENKEALDRAIESGNYTTPKVLEVKDLLSEKVNSADAMDMYLEIRQEAVKTYDEKKFKISRDNFIVAYETSAMVNKADTSMYYNAAISALSGELSDLAIKDYEHLYNIGYRGDKMLYEAIVNGEKVVFESKIDRDVQVRLKAAEDPRDYRAPDLRKGIILQLAVLYEKQESYDKALKLLDKGREEYAEDQELLLAKGNIYLKKGDESAFLESMKDAVKNDPKNAVLHFNMGVIYANLLRNKESEREKVETSISAKKNEITKYRKSQRAKREKAEKELLGLRGDLLAISESTGGFWNSAIDSYKESITLDDKFLDAYINLSALILSSERSINDQISNLGFSAKDKARYEDLKKRKNEIYKQAMGYLEKALSIDGKNKSVINTLKNIYYALEKHEKVKEMEKLSK from the coding sequence ATGAAGTCATTAAAAACACTTTCAATTATCTTATTTCTCATAGGTTGTGGTTCTCAAGTATCTTTACAGGGGGTAATAGATTCTGAAAAAGATCTTAAATCTCCCTCGGGCAAGGATTCAGCTGAGTTGAAATTATCTAAGGCTAAGGAGAAAATAGATGCCTATCTAGTTAAGTTGAGAAGTCCAGAAGGGGTGAAAGAGTCAGAGAAGATAGAAGATGAATCTATGCAGAGGTATTATTACAACAGAGCCAAGCTAGAATCTTTAAATAAGAATTGGAGAGAGGCATTAAATAACTATAAGAGTTTGCTAGAATACGAAAAAGGGAATAATTATTCAGCTAAAAAAAGCATTTCTGGAGAAATGTTCTTTTTCGAGAATAAAGAGGCTTTAGACAGAGCTATAGAGTCAGGTAATTACACTACTCCAAAAGTTTTGGAAGTGAAAGATTTACTTTCAGAAAAAGTAAATTCAGCAGATGCTATGGACATGTATTTAGAGATAAGACAAGAAGCTGTAAAGACTTATGATGAGAAAAAATTCAAAATATCTAGGGATAATTTTATAGTGGCCTATGAGACTTCTGCAATGGTCAATAAAGCCGATACTTCTATGTATTACAACGCTGCGATATCCGCATTGAGTGGAGAGTTATCAGATTTAGCCATAAAAGATTATGAACACTTGTATAATATAGGATATAGGGGAGATAAAATGTTATATGAGGCCATTGTAAATGGAGAGAAAGTAGTTTTTGAATCTAAAATAGATAGGGATGTTCAGGTTAGGTTAAAGGCTGCTGAAGATCCTAGGGACTATAGAGCTCCAGACCTTAGGAAAGGTATAATACTTCAGTTGGCTGTATTGTACGAAAAACAAGAATCTTATGATAAGGCTTTAAAACTTTTGGACAAAGGCAGAGAGGAATATGCTGAGGATCAGGAATTATTGCTAGCTAAAGGAAATATATACCTAAAAAAAGGTGATGAATCAGCTTTTTTAGAGAGTATGAAAGATGCTGTAAAAAATGATCCTAAAAATGCCGTTTTACATTTCAATATGGGAGTTATATATGCTAACCTGCTTAGAAATAAAGAATCTGAAAGAGAAAAAGTAGAGACCAGTATATCTGCAAAGAAGAATGAAATAACAAAGTATCGCAAATCTCAAAGGGCTAAGAGAGAAAAAGCAGAAAAGGAGTTATTAGGGCTCCGTGGTGATTTGCTTGCAATTTCAGAAAGTACAGGGGGTTTTTGGAATAGTGCTATTGATTCATATAAAGAGTCTATAACTTTAGATGATAAATTTTTAGATGCTTATATAAATTTATCTGCTTTAATTTTGTCCTCTGAAAGAAGTATAAATGATCAAATAAGTAATTTGGGATTTTCTGCAAAAGATAAAGCGAGGTATGAAGACTTGAAGAAAAGAAAAAATGAGATATATAAACAAGCCATGGGGTATTTAGAAAAAGCTTTATCTATAGATGGAAAAAATAAAAGCGTAATAAATACTTTGAAAAACATCTATTATGCTTTAGAAAAGCATGAAAAGGTTAAAGAGATGGAAAAATTATCTAAGTGA
- the rmuC gene encoding DNA recombination protein RmuC, giving the protein MEGVLFLIAGMAIGVFMGKLFFSKNIEKERLDISLQEIEDIKLALKSKDVEIIDLNKTIASQETALEYKENYIKKQKEDLEEIQKKIKLEFENLANKVLEDRTKKFKEENTSQINSILNPLKENFKDFEKRLKDYYDSENKDRASVKSEINQLCRLNNQLSNDAKNLANALKGDSKVQGDWGELKLESILEKSGLEKNVNFSVQPTIKNEEGKMLRPDVIVDLPEGKNLIIDSKVSLSNYSRFCETDDQETKRKELALHILSIKNHIRDLSSKNYQGLYGINSPDYVLMFIPIEPAFSLALQDQQNIFNEAINKNIVLVTTSTLIATLRTVAFIWKQEDQKNNVEKIVNAGSKLYDKFVSFQKYLSDIGNHMNKAQNAYDSAMSSFSEGRGNLIRKAEDLKKLGVKNTKEIDQKLLNKALE; this is encoded by the coding sequence ATGGAAGGAGTATTGTTCCTTATAGCTGGAATGGCTATAGGTGTATTTATGGGAAAATTATTTTTTTCTAAAAATATAGAAAAAGAGAGATTAGATATTTCTTTGCAAGAGATAGAAGATATCAAACTGGCTTTAAAATCTAAAGATGTAGAAATAATAGATTTGAACAAGACTATAGCATCTCAAGAGACGGCTTTGGAATACAAAGAGAATTATATAAAGAAACAAAAAGAAGATTTAGAAGAAATTCAAAAAAAGATAAAGCTAGAATTTGAAAACCTAGCCAATAAGGTTTTGGAAGACAGAACTAAGAAATTTAAAGAAGAAAACACATCTCAAATAAATAGTATATTGAACCCTTTAAAAGAGAATTTCAAGGATTTTGAAAAGAGATTAAAGGATTATTACGACAGTGAAAATAAGGATAGAGCATCTGTAAAGAGTGAGATAAATCAGTTGTGTAGGCTCAATAACCAGTTGAGTAATGATGCTAAAAATTTAGCTAATGCTCTCAAGGGAGATAGTAAGGTTCAGGGCGATTGGGGGGAATTGAAATTAGAGAGTATTTTAGAGAAATCTGGTTTGGAGAAAAATGTCAATTTTTCTGTACAGCCCACTATAAAAAATGAAGAAGGCAAAATGCTGAGGCCCGATGTAATAGTTGATTTGCCAGAGGGAAAAAACCTAATTATAGATTCAAAAGTATCACTGTCTAATTATTCTAGATTTTGTGAGACAGATGACCAAGAAACTAAAAGAAAAGAATTAGCTCTCCACATATTGAGCATTAAAAATCACATCAGAGATCTCTCGAGTAAGAATTACCAAGGTTTGTATGGAATAAATTCCCCTGATTATGTCTTGATGTTCATACCTATAGAGCCAGCATTTTCATTAGCTTTACAGGATCAACAAAATATTTTTAACGAGGCTATAAATAAAAATATAGTATTGGTGACAACCTCTACACTTATAGCTACATTAAGAACGGTAGCTTTTATATGGAAGCAAGAAGATCAAAAGAATAATGTAGAAAAGATTGTGAATGCTGGCAGTAAGTTATACGATAAGTTCGTCTCATTTCAGAAGTATTTATCAGATATAGGAAATCATATGAATAAGGCACAGAATGCATATGATAGTGCTATGAGTTCTTTTTCTGAGGGAAGGGGGAATTTAATAAGAAAGGCAGAGGATCTCAAAAAGTTAGGTGTTAAAAATACCAAAGAGATAGATCAAAAGTTATTAAATAAGGCATTAGAGTAA
- a CDS encoding DUF819 family protein, translating into MGVLGVIFYTSSSKNKYLRKFYRVVPALLMCYLIPSILNSLGVISKDHSNLYTISKNYFLPAALFLMTLSIDIKSLIKLGFKPIIMFLTGTLGILIGGPLSILIISFFSPETVGGVGHDAVWRGMSTIAGSWIGGGANQASMLEIFKYNPDKYGVMVLVDIVISGIWMALLLVGIGKREKIDRWLKADVSSIEDLKERTESYTKSIEKIPNLGDYIKILGLAFFVISFSHYMSKSITDWILESFSGMKNNTLASEFFWLVLISTSIGLLLSFTRAKKMQGYGASKIGNVFIYILVAVIGMKMDITEMFSQPGLLLVGMVWISIHASLLILMARLLKAPYFYLAVGSQANIGGAGSAPILAAAFHPSLAPVGVLLAVLGYFIGTYAAVICAYLMELAS; encoded by the coding sequence ATGGGGGTTCTGGGAGTAATATTTTATACTTCCAGTAGTAAGAACAAGTATTTGAGAAAGTTTTACAGAGTAGTCCCTGCTCTTTTGATGTGTTATTTGATTCCCTCTATATTGAATTCCCTTGGAGTAATATCCAAAGATCACTCTAATTTATATACAATATCTAAGAATTATTTTTTGCCTGCGGCTTTGTTCTTGATGACTTTGAGTATAGATATTAAGTCTCTTATCAAATTGGGTTTTAAGCCTATAATTATGTTTTTAACAGGGACATTGGGCATATTGATTGGAGGTCCTTTATCTATTCTTATAATTTCTTTTTTTTCTCCTGAAACTGTAGGAGGAGTAGGTCATGATGCTGTATGGAGAGGTATGTCTACTATAGCTGGAAGTTGGATAGGCGGAGGGGCTAATCAAGCTAGTATGTTAGAGATATTCAAATACAACCCTGACAAGTATGGGGTTATGGTTTTGGTAGACATAGTAATATCAGGTATATGGATGGCTCTGTTATTAGTAGGAATAGGCAAGAGAGAAAAGATAGATAGATGGCTTAAGGCTGATGTGTCATCTATAGAGGATTTAAAAGAAAGAACAGAATCGTATACTAAGAGTATAGAGAAGATACCTAATTTAGGTGATTACATTAAGATATTGGGATTGGCATTTTTTGTGATAAGTTTTTCTCACTATATGTCTAAGTCCATTACAGATTGGATTCTTGAGAGCTTTAGTGGTATGAAAAACAACACTCTTGCATCAGAGTTTTTTTGGTTGGTTTTAATATCTACTTCTATTGGATTGCTGTTGTCTTTTACTAGGGCTAAAAAAATGCAGGGATATGGAGCTTCCAAAATAGGTAATGTTTTTATTTACATATTGGTGGCTGTAATTGGAATGAAAATGGATATTACAGAGATGTTTAGCCAACCAGGATTATTGTTAGTAGGTATGGTTTGGATATCTATACATGCGTCCTTATTGATATTGATGGCTAGACTTTTAAAAGCGCCTTATTTTTATCTAGCCGTAGGAAGTCAGGCTAATATAGGAGGGGCTGGTTCAGCTCCTATATTAGCAGCAGCGTTTCATCCGTCTTTGGCTCCTGTAGGGGTCTTGTTAGCTGTTTTAGGTTATTTCATAGGGACCTATGCTGCTGTTATATGTGCTTATCTAATGGAGTTAGCGTCTTAA
- the ilvC gene encoding ketol-acid reductoisomerase, translated as MAKIDFGGVQENVITRDEFNLERAKSVLKDETIAIIGYGVQGSAQSLNLRDNGIDVIIGQRKNSKSWDKAVRDGWVPGETLFEIEQACSKGTIIKYLISDAAQIAMWSIIKPYLTEGKALYFSHGFGISYNEKTGIVPPDNIDVLLVAPKGSGTSLRRMFTEGKALNSSFAVHQDASGKARDRVLSLAIGIGSGYLFETTFDKEVTCDLTGERGTLMGAVQGLFTAQYEVLRENGHTPSEAFNETVEELTQSLMPLIAENGMDWMYANCSATAQRGALDWWKRFREVNKPLFAELYKSVTSGKEAQRSIDCNSMADYREKLEVELKEIEDSEIWRTSREIRKLRF; from the coding sequence ATGGCTAAAATAGATTTTGGAGGAGTCCAAGAGAATGTAATAACAAGAGATGAGTTTAATCTAGAAAGAGCAAAGTCAGTATTGAAAGATGAGACTATAGCTATTATAGGTTATGGGGTTCAGGGATCAGCACAGTCACTAAATTTAAGAGATAATGGTATTGATGTCATAATAGGTCAGAGGAAAAACTCTAAGAGTTGGGATAAGGCTGTAAGAGATGGATGGGTTCCAGGGGAGACTTTATTTGAGATTGAACAAGCTTGTAGTAAAGGGACTATAATAAAATATTTGATATCCGATGCGGCGCAGATAGCTATGTGGTCGATTATAAAACCTTATTTAACTGAGGGCAAGGCCCTTTATTTCTCTCATGGTTTTGGCATTTCTTACAATGAAAAGACAGGCATTGTACCTCCCGATAATATAGATGTGCTTTTGGTTGCTCCAAAGGGTTCTGGAACTAGTCTTCGTAGGATGTTTACAGAGGGCAAAGCATTGAATTCAAGTTTTGCTGTACATCAAGACGCTAGTGGAAAAGCTAGAGATAGGGTCTTATCCCTAGCAATAGGGATTGGATCTGGGTATTTATTTGAGACTACATTTGATAAGGAGGTCACTTGTGATTTAACTGGAGAAAGGGGCACTTTAATGGGTGCTGTACAGGGTTTATTTACAGCTCAATATGAAGTGTTGAGAGAAAATGGACACACTCCTTCAGAGGCTTTCAACGAAACGGTGGAAGAGCTGACACAGAGTCTGATGCCTTTAATAGCAGAGAATGGCATGGATTGGATGTATGCAAATTGTTCTGCCACTGCTCAGAGAGGGGCTTTAGATTGGTGGAAGAGATTTAGAGAAGTGAATAAACCTCTATTTGCTGAGTTGTACAAATCTGTGACCTCTGGCAAAGAAGCACAAAGATCTATAGATTGTAACAGCATGGCGGATTATAGGGAGAAATTAGAGGTAGAGCTCAAAGAGATAGAAGATTCTGAAATATGGAGAACCAGCAGGGAAATCAGAAAGTTAAGATTTTAA
- a CDS encoding T9SS type B sorting domain-containing protein has protein sequence MKFNNRIFFISLLVAFTVSFSYAQRGRAYNWHFGQKADITFGDAYETPSIETKGNSNLISPEACASISSVLGELLFYTDGNKVWKADNTEMAGSLLSGANNNTQTIIVPIPKAAGSTDDKYYVFYIDSNSKCKYAIVDMTTGGGNIESKDTDLFTGDYNGVSLTHKMAVIEHYDQSSFWLVLHERNSRRFFSYKISSTGIDPEPVVTSIGKKHINPEGYMKASRDGKLLGLVVPNVLGRDGKVIVESDYTISAKNRGFIEVFGFNNRIGKLTSRSSLNKFSSHEYNGEVKENENYGYYGLEFSPNSKFLYVTERYSGNLFQVDLDKVNNIISIPSASVDNPGDSSYANALQLGPDNKIYAAMFNPTTPAIPPVVDEKIGVIESPDSEYTPAFNYNDQAQNLAVNKKSREGLPSFVSTFFYDFSSRDYCVGGKTKFKTSIAPEYKAYYGWDFGDGSPSVSGFADSSTRDVIVEHQYANEGTYKVTLTLVEAVSSESVTFSQDIIVKSPINIPAKEIIACAGSSGNEILTSEYSAYGSYLWSTGEKTRSIVVDKSGTYTVEIIDENECVNTEVFNVTVGPPNSVSEKEIRMCSPNMAVLTSSLDSVTYLWSTRAKENTKSIKVYKPGNYSVTTYSKKTNCTIVETFKVLPFKGRLKFVKRLLGRNLFIDKELNAESPYSYYLDDTKLKLEDIRKGLYLNPGTYVLTLEDNRGCTYSEKIEIPKIYAPKVFTPNGDGKNDFWEISGIEDYPDAEIVVADRTGKILRRYNGRDEHWNGLYNGILLPVATYWYVIKLDEKEYRGSVSIIK, from the coding sequence ATGAAGTTTAATAATCGTATTTTTTTTATTTCCTTATTAGTTGCCTTTACAGTTTCCTTCTCTTATGCACAGAGGGGGCGTGCCTATAATTGGCATTTTGGTCAAAAAGCGGATATAACGTTTGGTGATGCTTATGAAACACCCTCTATAGAAACTAAGGGTAATAGTAATTTAATCTCTCCTGAGGCTTGTGCCTCTATTTCCAGCGTATTGGGGGAATTACTTTTTTATACAGATGGTAACAAGGTATGGAAGGCTGATAATACTGAAATGGCGGGATCACTTTTAAGTGGCGCCAACAATAACACTCAGACTATAATAGTTCCTATTCCCAAGGCTGCAGGTTCAACTGATGATAAATATTATGTGTTTTATATAGATTCAAATTCTAAGTGTAAATATGCTATTGTAGATATGACCACTGGCGGTGGCAATATCGAATCTAAGGATACAGATTTGTTTACTGGTGATTATAACGGTGTAAGTCTTACACATAAAATGGCTGTTATAGAGCACTATGATCAGAGTAGTTTTTGGTTAGTTTTACATGAGCGTAATTCTAGGAGGTTTTTTTCCTATAAAATATCTAGTACGGGAATAGATCCAGAGCCTGTTGTGACTTCTATAGGGAAGAAGCATATTAACCCTGAAGGCTATATGAAGGCATCTAGAGATGGGAAATTACTTGGTCTTGTTGTTCCCAATGTCTTAGGAAGAGACGGAAAAGTTATTGTAGAATCAGATTACACTATTTCTGCTAAAAACCGTGGGTTTATAGAAGTCTTTGGTTTTAACAATAGAATTGGCAAGTTAACTTCTAGGTCATCTTTAAATAAATTTAGTTCCCATGAGTACAATGGGGAAGTAAAAGAGAATGAAAATTATGGTTATTATGGTCTAGAGTTTTCTCCAAATTCAAAATTTTTATATGTAACAGAGAGATACAGCGGGAATCTTTTTCAAGTAGACCTTGATAAGGTAAACAATATTATATCTATACCATCTGCTTCTGTTGATAATCCTGGAGATTCATCCTATGCCAATGCATTGCAGTTAGGTCCAGATAATAAAATATATGCAGCTATGTTTAATCCTACAACACCAGCTATTCCCCCCGTTGTTGATGAAAAAATAGGTGTTATAGAATCACCAGATTCAGAATATACACCAGCATTTAATTATAATGATCAGGCGCAAAATTTGGCAGTAAATAAAAAATCTCGTGAAGGATTACCTTCTTTTGTATCCACTTTTTTTTATGATTTTTCTTCTAGAGACTATTGTGTAGGTGGCAAAACCAAGTTTAAGACCTCTATAGCTCCAGAGTATAAAGCATATTATGGATGGGATTTTGGAGATGGGTCTCCTTCTGTTTCTGGATTTGCAGATTCTTCTACTAGAGATGTAATTGTTGAGCATCAGTATGCAAATGAGGGAACTTATAAAGTCACTTTAACTTTAGTTGAGGCAGTTAGTAGTGAATCAGTAACTTTCTCACAAGATATTATTGTAAAAAGTCCTATTAATATTCCAGCAAAAGAAATTATCGCTTGTGCTGGCAGTTCTGGAAATGAGATATTGACAAGTGAGTATTCAGCTTATGGTTCTTACCTGTGGAGTACTGGAGAGAAAACTAGAAGCATAGTAGTAGATAAATCTGGAACGTATACAGTTGAGATAATAGACGAAAATGAGTGTGTTAATACTGAAGTGTTTAATGTGACTGTTGGTCCTCCTAATTCTGTATCTGAAAAAGAGATCAGGATGTGTTCTCCTAATATGGCTGTACTAACTAGTAGCTTAGATTCGGTTACTTATCTATGGAGTACAAGAGCAAAAGAAAATACAAAGAGCATAAAAGTATATAAGCCTGGGAATTACAGTGTGACAACTTATTCCAAAAAGACTAATTGTACTATTGTTGAAACATTTAAAGTATTACCGTTTAAGGGTAGGTTAAAATTTGTAAAGAGACTTTTAGGTAGAAATCTTTTCATAGACAAAGAGTTAAATGCAGAATCTCCTTATAGCTATTATTTGGATGATACTAAATTGAAGTTAGAAGATATAAGAAAGGGATTGTATCTAAATCCTGGGACTTATGTCTTAACCTTAGAGGATAATCGCGGATGTACTTATTCAGAAAAAATAGAAATTCCAAAAATCTATGCGCCAAAAGTATTTACTCCCAACGGAGATGGGAAAAATGATTTTTGGGAAATTTCTGGCATTGAAGATTATCCAGATGCAGAAATCGTCGTTGCTGATAGGACAGGTAAGATATTGAGAAGATATAATGGTAGAGATGAGCACTGGAATGGCTTGTATAATGGAATATTACTTCCCGTAGCTACATATTGGTATGTGATTAAATTAGACGAAAAAGAATATAGAGGGTCAGTGAGTATAATTAAATAA
- a CDS encoding hydroxymethylglutaryl-CoA reductase, degradative: MKKHTKGFSKLSKSEKIDFLYTECLNSSEKDLEVLNSHMYGDVNIQKLYDEFSENTVSNFYMPFGIAPNFLINDKLYTIPMVIEESSVVASASKTANFWLDKGGFKAEVLSTEKIGHVHFIYRGDGDKLRKFFRLELKEKLLDSVSHLTEAMRSRGGGIMDINLIDKSLEEENYFQIEATFQTVDSMGANFINSCLELFAEKLKNIISQADHFSSEEKDLEVIMSILSNYTPKCIVRAHVECRVEELTDSIGSSDFADKFVKAVRIAKAEPYRATTHNKGIFNGIDAVVIATGNDFRAVEACGHSYASRNGKYTSLSDVSIENGIFRFWLDLPISVGTVGGLTDLHPMAKLSHKILGNPNAKELMCIIAVAGLAQNFAALRALVTTGIQKGHMKVHLLNILNRLGATDKEKVYFVDYFKDKTVSHYEVVKLFNSVKAV; the protein is encoded by the coding sequence ATGAAAAAACACACAAAGGGTTTTTCAAAATTATCTAAGTCTGAAAAGATAGACTTCTTATATACCGAGTGTTTAAATTCTTCTGAGAAAGACTTGGAAGTATTGAATAGTCACATGTACGGTGATGTAAATATTCAGAAATTGTACGATGAGTTCTCTGAGAATACAGTTTCTAATTTCTATATGCCCTTTGGCATCGCCCCCAATTTTTTAATAAACGACAAGCTGTATACCATCCCTATGGTAATAGAAGAGAGTTCTGTGGTCGCTTCAGCATCTAAAACCGCTAATTTCTGGTTGGACAAAGGAGGTTTTAAGGCAGAGGTTCTCTCTACTGAAAAGATAGGCCATGTTCATTTTATCTATAGAGGAGATGGTGATAAGCTCAGAAAATTTTTTCGTTTAGAATTAAAAGAGAAATTGTTAGATAGTGTTTCACATCTGACAGAAGCCATGAGGTCTAGAGGTGGCGGAATTATGGATATCAATCTGATAGACAAGAGTTTAGAAGAAGAAAATTATTTTCAGATAGAAGCTACTTTTCAAACAGTTGATTCTATGGGAGCTAACTTTATAAATTCTTGTTTAGAACTATTTGCTGAGAAGTTAAAAAATATCATCTCCCAAGCAGATCATTTTTCCTCTGAAGAAAAAGACTTAGAGGTAATAATGTCAATATTGTCTAATTATACACCAAAATGTATTGTTAGGGCTCATGTAGAATGCAGAGTAGAAGAGTTGACAGATAGTATAGGATCATCTGATTTTGCAGATAAATTTGTAAAAGCAGTCAGAATAGCTAAAGCAGAGCCTTATAGAGCTACTACTCATAACAAGGGAATCTTCAACGGTATAGATGCTGTGGTAATAGCTACGGGAAATGACTTTAGGGCTGTAGAGGCTTGTGGGCATTCCTATGCCTCTAGAAATGGAAAATATACTAGTCTCAGTGATGTAAGTATAGAAAATGGCATTTTTCGTTTTTGGTTGGATTTGCCCATATCTGTCGGCACAGTAGGAGGCTTAACCGATTTACATCCCATGGCAAAATTATCACATAAGATTTTAGGTAATCCAAATGCCAAAGAATTGATGTGTATTATAGCAGTTGCGGGTTTAGCGCAAAATTTTGCCGCTTTGAGAGCTCTGGTAACTACTGGAATTCAAAAAGGGCATATGAAGGTTCACCTTTTAAACATATTGAATAGGCTAGGAGCTACAGATAAAGAAAAAGTTTATTTTGTAGACTATTTTAAGGATAAGACCGTATCCCATTATGAGGTTGTGAAACTTTTTAACAGTGTAAAGGCGGTATAA